Proteins found in one Nitrospirota bacterium genomic segment:
- a CDS encoding class I SAM-dependent methyltransferase, which produces MANEESVVKRVMKYFRKTVPGSTLEDIGEEITDEQRAIWERSQEFEFNFWVNQWTTTHAQRDGQQLSIEEIISARQKAGIWLLQNFHIPISDDLTSEIFAGTVLEVGCGPIGFFEQFPAVKVLGIDPLMGQFAAHLYYSVLGARNNYLYDETHIKELRDNEFDWIVCSNVLDHTENYKFMLREMIRVADKRGVILLVTDCRNKGELGHAQAFSAGQILDYVVRHGFFVEFCKIVYPLHAGEDAVSLFAKIRQRN; this is translated from the coding sequence ATGGCGAATGAGGAATCAGTCGTGAAGAGAGTAATGAAGTATTTCAGGAAGACTGTGCCCGGGTCTACTTTAGAAGATATTGGCGAAGAAATAACAGACGAGCAAAGGGCCATATGGGAAAGAAGCCAGGAATTCGAATTCAACTTTTGGGTAAACCAGTGGACAACCACACATGCTCAGCGAGACGGACAACAGTTAAGTATTGAAGAAATTATATCCGCACGGCAGAAAGCGGGAATTTGGTTGCTGCAGAACTTTCATATCCCAATTTCAGATGACTTGACCAGCGAGATATTCGCCGGGACTGTCCTTGAAGTTGGTTGTGGACCGATCGGATTCTTTGAACAGTTCCCCGCGGTCAAGGTGCTTGGAATAGATCCTTTAATGGGACAGTTCGCTGCGCACCTTTACTATTCTGTACTCGGAGCCCGGAATAACTATCTGTATGATGAAACTCATATAAAGGAGCTGAGAGATAATGAATTTGATTGGATTGTATGTTCAAATGTGCTAGATCATACCGAGAACTATAAGTTTATGTTACGAGAGATGATAAGAGTCGCAGATAAGAGAGGAGTGATTCTTCTTGTAACGGATTGCCGAAACAAAGGTGAGCTTGGTCATGCACAAGCTTTTAGTGCTGGCCAGATACTTGATTATGTAGTAAGGCATGGATTTTTTGTTGAATTCTGCAAAATTGTTTATCCATTGCATGCCGGGGAAGATGCTGTTAGTCTGTTTGCAAAAATTAGACAAAGAAATTAA
- a CDS encoding glycosyltransferase translates to MQKDNPLVSIIVRTKDRPVLLKRAISSIAHQTYRPVEVVLVNDGGCDLDITELKYLLGDIALNYVRLEENTGRSHAANVGIENAHGAHIGFLDDDDELYPEHIRVLIDTLADDELKIAYTDAEMVFTSLEDDRIVEVFKYVYYSHDFSPSALLLQNYIPLMCLLFPREVFSEIRFDETFDIFEDWVFLADLSRKYWFRHIPKATAKYIQWSDDSQINRRALSEDFSRDAYIRVLDRNFQQISSEAIYTYCVHNATERQKCLDALIRKEADYFRAKMELTDELMKLKSEKIKLELRIQNLVRDIKQAEAEKTHALKELAGARDRLGEISGSLSWKMIERYRRLKERIAPFGTMRRGAYDLLLKSVKVLRTEGIPGFLMRAGRKNRKMLNKARFRLGIKRRRPLHASADPGAYEMCDFGQKPVQIIMPVYNGYDCLVDCIDSVVRNTDLNLHSLVLIDDRSPDERVREYLRQIRRERNGRNIHVMHNRKNLGFTRTVNRGMELTYEDVILLNSDTIVTKNWVEKLQRAAYSTPRIATATPLSNYVTINGIPEPFRYNVIPQGMNIDDFAAFLESVSLRYYPEIPAGVGFCMYIKRSVLDVMGYFDEKKFGRGYAEETDFCMRAMKKGYAHVIDDATYIYHIGGVSFESVKDPEILRQKNMMIEKNLETLRELHPEYSGLVARALNESLLPMHAYIRLRMKLTEEMSEAALRDRSEA, encoded by the coding sequence ATGCAAAAAGACAATCCCCTTGTTTCCATCATAGTCAGAACCAAAGACAGGCCGGTGCTTCTGAAACGCGCGATATCAAGCATCGCGCATCAGACATACAGGCCGGTTGAGGTAGTGCTGGTCAACGACGGCGGATGCGATCTCGATATAACTGAGCTGAAGTACCTCCTTGGCGATATCGCACTGAACTATGTGAGGCTGGAAGAAAATACCGGCAGGTCTCATGCTGCCAATGTGGGCATAGAGAACGCACATGGTGCACATATCGGATTCCTCGATGATGACGACGAGCTTTATCCGGAGCATATCAGGGTGCTGATCGACACGCTTGCAGATGACGAACTGAAGATCGCCTATACCGACGCCGAGATGGTCTTCACCTCGCTTGAAGACGACAGGATAGTCGAAGTATTCAAGTATGTCTACTATTCGCACGACTTCTCGCCCTCTGCGCTGCTCCTGCAAAATTATATCCCATTAATGTGCCTTCTCTTCCCGAGGGAAGTGTTTAGTGAGATAAGGTTTGATGAGACGTTTGACATCTTTGAAGACTGGGTCTTCCTGGCAGATCTTTCGCGAAAATACTGGTTCAGGCATATCCCAAAGGCGACTGCAAAATATATCCAGTGGAGCGACGATTCACAGATCAACAGAAGGGCACTGTCGGAGGATTTCAGCCGGGATGCGTATATCAGGGTTCTTGACCGGAACTTTCAGCAGATTTCCTCTGAAGCAATCTATACCTACTGCGTGCATAATGCAACAGAGCGACAGAAATGCCTTGATGCGCTTATCCGGAAGGAAGCAGACTATTTCAGGGCAAAGATGGAACTTACCGATGAACTCATGAAGCTGAAGTCCGAAAAAATAAAGCTTGAACTCCGGATACAGAATCTTGTGCGTGATATAAAGCAGGCAGAGGCAGAGAAAACACATGCCCTGAAGGAACTGGCCGGGGCCAGGGACCGTCTCGGGGAAATATCCGGGAGCCTTAGCTGGAAGATGATCGAGCGTTATAGACGCCTCAAGGAAAGGATTGCTCCCTTCGGCACCATGAGAAGAGGAGCCTACGACCTGCTGCTCAAGAGCGTGAAGGTGCTCAGGACTGAAGGCATCCCCGGCTTTTTGATGCGCGCGGGAAGAAAAAACCGCAAAATGCTGAACAAGGCCAGATTCCGCCTCGGAATCAAGAGAAGACGACCGCTTCATGCTTCAGCAGACCCGGGTGCATATGAGATGTGTGATTTCGGGCAGAAGCCTGTGCAGATAATCATGCCGGTGTATAACGGCTATGACTGCCTTGTGGACTGCATCGACAGTGTGGTAAGAAATACGGATCTTAACCTGCACAGTCTGGTGCTTATTGATGACAGGAGCCCTGATGAACGGGTGCGGGAGTATCTCCGGCAGATTCGCCGCGAAAGGAACGGCAGAAATATCCATGTCATGCATAACCGGAAAAATCTGGGGTTTACGAGAACTGTGAACAGGGGGATGGAACTGACGTATGAAGACGTGATTCTCCTGAATTCCGATACGATTGTGACAAAAAACTGGGTTGAGAAGCTGCAGCGGGCTGCGTATTCAACGCCTCGCATCGCTACCGCAACGCCTCTTTCGAACTATGTGACGATCAACGGCATCCCTGAGCCTTTCAGATACAATGTAATCCCACAGGGAATGAATATTGATGACTTTGCCGCCTTTCTGGAATCGGTTTCTCTCCGCTATTATCCTGAAATCCCTGCCGGGGTGGGTTTCTGCATGTACATCAAGCGCTCGGTGCTCGATGTGATGGGATATTTCGATGAGAAGAAGTTCGGAAGAGGCTATGCAGAGGAAACGGATTTCTGCATGAGGGCGATGAAAAAAGGCTATGCCCATGTTATTGACGATGCCACGTATATTTATCACATCGGCGGCGTGTCCTTCGAATCAGTGAAAGACCCGGAGATTCTCAGACAGAAGAACATGATGATAGAAAAGAACCTGGAAACCCTCAGAGAACTCCATCCGGAATATTCAGGCCTTGTTGCACGCGCGCTGAATGAAAGTCTTCTGCCGATGCATGCATATATCAGATTAAGAATGAAATTAACGGAGGAGATGAGTGAAGCTGCTCTACGTGATAGATCAGAAGCCTGA
- a CDS encoding glycosyltransferase — protein MKLLYVIDQKPDGYPGGIEYHQLDLIGYCAGRGIPVSLLFPEQKSLCLRSYRDGGVEETRYKGGKRDDHRLRDRETEEIFRKILHETDTDIVHFQSIRTLPLSLIEAAKHAGKKVLVSIHEYYFWCINCIMLAPDFCWFEKDTKKCAECLAREGPTVTEGYIEERRQYINALFGMIDRVITPSFYVRDVFLWLYGGLTEDKCSVIQFGVDRGILQDGREKPARPANGILNLAFLGNFLHYKGNKAFLALANHYQHSDSLRFSIIGNIFDFGLIPSHANLSVAGGYTRNNVVRKIQKVDPDVILLFSNWPETFSYTLSEAIAAGVPVIATDGGALRERVSRESVGFLVPVENPVPRTVEIIEDLRLNPGVIDFFKEKVNTARTRLKTVEDMAEEMFRIYQSLLQRTL, from the coding sequence GTGAAGCTGCTCTACGTGATAGATCAGAAGCCTGACGGATATCCGGGAGGGATTGAATATCACCAGCTCGATCTGATCGGATATTGCGCCGGCAGGGGTATCCCGGTCTCTCTGCTGTTCCCTGAGCAGAAATCCTTATGCCTCAGGAGTTACAGGGATGGCGGGGTTGAGGAAACACGGTATAAGGGCGGAAAGCGCGATGATCACAGGCTCAGGGACCGGGAAACAGAAGAAATATTCAGAAAAATATTACATGAGACAGATACGGATATCGTCCACTTCCAGAGCATCCGGACACTGCCGCTGTCTCTTATCGAGGCCGCAAAACACGCCGGGAAAAAAGTCCTTGTCAGCATCCACGAATATTATTTCTGGTGTATCAACTGCATCATGCTTGCACCCGATTTCTGCTGGTTTGAAAAGGACACGAAAAAATGTGCCGAATGCCTTGCGAGAGAAGGTCCCACGGTTACGGAAGGCTATATTGAGGAAAGACGACAGTATATTAACGCCCTTTTCGGGATGATCGACAGGGTTATCACTCCGTCTTTTTATGTCCGGGATGTCTTTCTCTGGCTGTACGGGGGGCTGACGGAAGACAAATGTTCGGTCATACAGTTCGGCGTTGACAGGGGAATCCTGCAGGACGGCAGAGAAAAACCGGCAAGGCCGGCAAACGGCATCCTGAATCTCGCTTTTCTGGGGAATTTTCTGCACTACAAGGGAAATAAGGCTTTTCTCGCACTCGCAAATCATTACCAACATTCTGATTCGCTGCGGTTCAGCATCATCGGCAATATTTTTGATTTCGGTTTGATCCCTTCCCATGCCAACCTTTCGGTTGCCGGGGGGTATACCAGAAACAATGTGGTCAGGAAAATACAGAAGGTCGATCCGGACGTGATCCTTCTTTTTTCGAACTGGCCGGAGACGTTCTCATATACTCTCTCGGAAGCGATAGCGGCGGGAGTCCCTGTGATTGCCACGGACGGTGGAGCGCTCAGGGAAAGGGTATCACGGGAATCAGTCGGTTTTCTTGTGCCGGTCGAAAATCCTGTCCCGAGGACTGTCGAAATCATCGAGGATCTGAGGCTGAATCCCGGTGTGATCGACTTTTTTAAAGAAAAGGTGAACACCGCAAGGACGAGACTGAAGACAGTGGAGGACATGGCTGAAGAGATGTTCAGGATATACCAGTCACTGCTTCAGCGGACACTGTAA
- a CDS encoding class I SAM-dependent methyltransferase, whose protein sequence is MDHDPKGEFSFPPGHYYSPVPSLEEIRMREKEIFSPLPAEIPGIDLNVEDQLRLLAGFRTYCREFPFGFQKKEDLRFYLENPSYGYSDAVILYCMIRHLKPKRIIEIGSGFSSCIMLDTNEIFMGNEVSFTFIEPYPQLLMSLVRERDRMRFQVIPRRLQEIDTEIFAELSASDILFIDSTHVCKIDSDVNHIFFRVLPHLKSGVYVHFHDIFYPFEYPKDWVYQGLAWNEAYVLRSFLQYNQIFRIKFFNTYMAIFYNKEFVDAMPIPLNHIGGSIWLEKVR, encoded by the coding sequence ATGGACCACGATCCGAAAGGTGAGTTTTCTTTTCCGCCGGGGCATTACTATTCGCCTGTCCCCTCGCTGGAAGAAATACGGATGCGGGAAAAAGAGATATTTTCCCCGCTGCCGGCCGAGATTCCCGGCATTGACCTGAATGTCGAAGATCAGCTCCGGCTGCTTGCCGGGTTCAGGACCTATTGCAGGGAGTTCCCGTTCGGGTTTCAGAAGAAGGAAGACCTGCGGTTTTATCTCGAAAATCCGAGCTATGGCTATTCCGATGCGGTAATCCTGTATTGCATGATCCGTCACTTGAAGCCAAAGAGGATAATCGAAATCGGCTCAGGTTTTTCGTCATGCATCATGCTGGATACCAATGAGATCTTCATGGGGAATGAGGTCTCCTTTACCTTCATTGAGCCATATCCCCAGTTGCTGATGTCGCTCGTGAGGGAAAGGGACAGGATGAGGTTTCAGGTAATTCCAAGAAGACTCCAGGAGATCGATACAGAGATATTTGCGGAGTTGTCCGCTTCAGATATCCTTTTCATAGACTCCACGCATGTCTGCAAAATAGACAGCGATGTCAACCATATCTTTTTCAGGGTTTTGCCGCATCTCAAATCCGGGGTATACGTTCATTTCCATGACATCTTTTACCCTTTTGAATATCCCAAAGACTGGGTCTATCAGGGGCTGGCATGGAACGAGGCCTATGTATTGCGGTCATTCCTCCAGTACAATCAGATTTTCAGGATAAAGTTTTTCAACACATATATGGCGATTTTTTATAATAAGGAATTTGTTGATGCCATGCCGATTCCGCTGAATCATATCGGAGGGAGTATCTGGCTTGAGAAGGTGAGATGA
- a CDS encoding class I SAM-dependent methyltransferase, which yields MMGKAGSALYHALRRFAGRQDQKKNSHEKDNAPRPHSSLEGNASREPQKTGCAFHDAAKRWLTGRRGNFSNPFFILLSYLVSMEERLRDIAPVSCDEYENYFKKRCTVREFPFEIPFGPVEQTGDIMQFISRFDHAYLSRMVQSVFIGLIAFLVRSRGRIDLLDFGAGQTCGMYGESGRFLFTEGKVNTDAVSFWAIDDLHEPKGSVFRKSRYRQCNILSFDPREKFDLITGHHVLEHCHDWSAVVGHVAGLLKKDGYLYLSFPRFGGFYDTVYRLMSPLDHCADFDLHALEAVAGRAGLEPCLSDVYVDPNGKFDWICSFYPELVDKQIADCFYDLCVGIDAKLLLGYHHYGHYVVFRKVSG from the coding sequence ATGATGGGTAAGGCAGGGTCCGCGCTTTACCATGCGCTGCGCAGGTTCGCAGGCCGTCAGGATCAGAAGAAAAACAGCCATGAAAAGGATAATGCTCCGCGTCCGCATTCTTCCCTGGAGGGAAATGCATCCCGTGAGCCGCAGAAGACAGGATGCGCATTTCATGACGCGGCAAAAAGGTGGCTGACCGGCAGGCGCGGAAATTTCAGCAATCCGTTTTTTATCCTCCTCAGCTACCTTGTCTCAATGGAAGAACGCTTGCGGGATATTGCCCCTGTCTCATGTGACGAGTATGAAAACTATTTCAAAAAACGGTGCACAGTCAGGGAGTTCCCTTTCGAGATTCCCTTTGGCCCGGTCGAACAAACCGGAGACATCATGCAGTTCATCAGCAGATTCGATCACGCATATCTTTCCAGAATGGTGCAGTCGGTTTTCATAGGGCTTATTGCCTTCCTGGTTCGCAGCAGGGGACGAATCGACCTCCTCGACTTCGGTGCGGGCCAGACCTGCGGCATGTACGGCGAGAGCGGGAGATTTCTGTTTACGGAGGGGAAGGTAAATACCGATGCCGTCTCTTTCTGGGCTATCGACGACCTTCATGAGCCAAAGGGGTCTGTCTTCAGGAAATCACGGTACAGGCAGTGCAACATCCTCTCGTTCGATCCGAGGGAAAAATTTGATCTTATCACAGGACATCACGTCCTCGAGCACTGTCATGACTGGAGTGCCGTTGTCGGGCATGTGGCAGGACTTCTGAAGAAAGACGGATATCTGTACCTTTCATTCCCGCGTTTCGGCGGGTTCTATGATACCGTCTACCGGCTGATGTCGCCACTTGACCACTGCGCCGATTTCGATCTGCACGCATTGGAAGCTGTTGCCGGACGCGCCGGACTCGAACCCTGCCTTTCCGATGTCTATGTGGACCCCAACGGCAAGTTCGACTGGATCTGCAGCTTCTATCCGGAACTGGTGGACAAGCAGATCGCCGACTGTTTCTATGACCTGTGCGTGGGTATTGATGCGAAGCTGCTTCTCGGATATCATCATTACGGACATTATGTGGTTTTCAGGAAGGTTTCCGGTTGA